Proteins from a genomic interval of Uloborus diversus isolate 005 chromosome 4, Udiv.v.3.1, whole genome shotgun sequence:
- the LOC129220317 gene encoding LOW QUALITY PROTEIN: ATP-dependent DNA helicase Q1-like (The sequence of the model RefSeq protein was modified relative to this genomic sequence to represent the inferred CDS: deleted 1 base in 1 codon) has protein sequence MSEEKSFEAQLQSINNDINHIDQAIHKLNTKRQKLLTQKEQIKKRIQEEASEKLASQNWERCDHPWSKKVDEVLKTVFKLNKFRPYQLSTINAVMSKHDCILLMPTGGGKSLCYQLPAMVLDGITLVVSPLVSLMEDQIMAMESLNVPAALLNANSSREHVNYVHSQMTEKKPSLKLLYVTPEKLAKSKRFMAKLEKMYKMGSFSLLAIDEVHCCSQWGHDFRTDYKFLGIMKRQFPKVPILGLTATATSSVIADVQNILNIQGCLVLKASFNRPNLKYEVFCKSSNQKDNVGELENMLSNRFNGLSGIIYCFSVKDSEEIASELRKRSIKAQAYHAQLDAKSRSSVHKSWASNRTQVIVATVAFGMGIDKPDVRFVIHYSMPKSMENFYQESGRAGRDDNLATCILFFRFPDVFRQSTMVFTEQKGLEHLYAMVAYCLDLSRCRRAIIAQHFGERWESSDCNNMCDHCDNYGPYVETQKNISKEYRILCDILNHSNMIDERLTSQKLIESWTGKGPPKLRPPGLSPTLLSRENCERIIALLLLESYLIEEFHFTPYSTISYINIGSRKPPKNDELLLPMPCLKAKVQNSSKNGVHSSSNKSTKEDSSSAKSDSSKIIKTKPASENSKVTSLNKKNKACVRQHIN, from the exons atGTCAGAAGAAAAAA gtTTCGAAGCTCAGTTACAGTCGATAAATAATGACATAAATCATATTGACCAGGCTATACACAAGCTCAATACAAAGCGACAGAAGTTATTAACACAAAAAGAGCAAATCAAGAAACGTATCCAAGAAGAAGCCTCTGAAAAATTAGCAAGCCAAAACTGGGAAAGATGTG ATCATCCttggtcaaaaaaagttgatGAAGTTTTGAAGACTGTATTTAAGTTGAATAAGTTCAGACCTTACCAGTTATCCACTATAAATGCTGTTATGTCTAAGCATGATTGCATTCTTCTAATGccaactggaggtggaaaaagtCTGTGCTATCAATTGCCTGCCATGGTCCTAGACG GTATTACTTTGGTTGTGTCGCCACTAGTGTCTTTGATGGAAGATCAAATAATGGCTATGGAGTCCTTGAATGTTCCAGCAGCATTACTAAATGCTAATAGCTCTAGGGAACATGTGAATTATGTCCACAGTCAGATGACTGAAAAGAAACCCTCTTTGAAGCTGCTCTATGTTACACCAGAAAAATTAGCGAAAAGCAAACGCTTCATGGCGAAATTggagaaaatgtataaaatgggCTCATTCTCTTTACTGGCAATAGATGAAGTTCATTGTTGCTCACAATGGGGTCATGACTTCAGAACAG ACTATAAGTTTCTTGGAATCATGAAACGTCAATTCCCAAAAGTACCAATTCTTGGATTAACAGCAACAGCTACCTCCTCTGTTATTGCTGATGTTCAAAATATCTTAAACATTCAAGGATGCCTAGTGCTAAAAGCTTCTTTTAACCGTCCAAATTTGAAGTATGAG GTATTTTGCAAatcttcaaatcaaaaagataatgTGGGAGAGTTAGAAAATATGCTAAGTAATCGCTTCAATGGACTTTCAG gaatcatttattgtttttctgttaagGACTctgaggaaattgcatcagaattgaGAAAAAGATCCATAAAGGCCCAGGCATACCATGCTCAGCTGGATGCTAAGTCTCGAAGCAGTGTGCACAAGAGTTGGGCCTCCAATCGTACACAAGTAATTGTTGCAACTGTTGCTTTTGGAATGGGTATTGATAAGCCTGATGTACGTTTTGTCATTCATTATTCCATGCCAAAATCGATGgaaaatttttatcaagaaaGTGGACGTGCAG GACGTGACGATAATTTGGCTACTTGCATTCTTTTCTTCCGATTCCCAGACGTCTTCCGGCAAAGTACCATGGTGTTCACTGAACAGAAAGGATTGGAACATTTATACGCTATGGTTGCTTACTGTTTAGATCTGTCCAg GTGTCGACGAGCAATTATTGCTCAACATTTTGGAGAAAGGTGGGAATCATCTGACTGCAACAATATGTGCGACCATTGTGATAACTATGGCCCat atGTGGAAacacaaaagaatatttcaaaagaatacaGGATTTTATGTGATATTTTAAATCATAGCAATATGATTGAT GAAAGGCTGActtctcaaaaattaattgaatcTTGGACTGGAAAAGGTCCACCAAAGTTAAGACCACCTGGATTGTCACCTACACTCCTCAGCAGAGAAAACTGTGAGAGAATAATTGCCCTTTTGCTTCTTGAGTCATATCTAATAGAAGAATTCCATTTTACACCTTATTCTACTATAAGCTATATAAACATTG GCTCCAGAAAACCACCAAAAAATGACGAATTGCTTCTCCCAATGCCATGTCTCAAAGCTAAAGTgcaaaacagttcaaaaaatggTGTGCACAGCTCATCTAATAAATCAACCAAAGAAGACAGCAGTTCTGCTAAAAgcgattcttcaaaaataataaaaacaaaacctgCAAGTGAAAACTCAAAAGTGACatccttaaataaaaaaaacaaggcCTGTGTCAGGCAGCACATCAACTAA